In the candidate division WOR-3 bacterium genome, one interval contains:
- a CDS encoding TspO/MBR family protein, which translates to MPVSNFNIVKFIFSLALTLGAAFIGSLATRQSVSTWYGTINKPPISPPNWLFGPVWTALFILMGIAFYFVWNKGLSLTPVKTAIIIFLIQLVLNVVWSFLFFGLRSPLYAFIEIIILWIAILLTIIYFFKVSYVAGYLLIPYILWVSFASILNGWIAVLN; encoded by the coding sequence GTGCCAGTCTCAAATTTTAATATCGTTAAATTCATATTTTCGTTGGCATTGACACTTGGAGCTGCATTTATAGGTTCCCTAGCGACAAGGCAGTCAGTCTCCACCTGGTATGGAACGATAAATAAGCCACCGATAAGCCCGCCAAACTGGTTGTTTGGTCCGGTCTGGACTGCGCTGTTTATTCTTATGGGCATTGCATTTTATTTTGTCTGGAATAAGGGACTCTCTTTGACACCCGTAAAGACCGCTATTATCATTTTTTTAATACAACTGGTTCTTAATGTCGTCTGGTCTTTTCTCTTTTTCGGATTGCGCTCTCCATTATATGCATTCATTGAGATTATCATACTTTGGATTGCTATTCTGCTTACGATAATTTATTTCTTCAAGGTTTCATATGTAGCCGGCTACCTCTTGATACCGTACATTCTCTGGGTCAGTTTTGCTTCAATCTTAAACGGGTGGATTGCAGTATTGAATTGA